The following coding sequences lie in one Pelecanus crispus isolate bPelCri1 chromosome 9, bPelCri1.pri, whole genome shotgun sequence genomic window:
- the SFT2D3 gene encoding vesicle transport protein SFT2C, producing MADLGRQLQEYLAQSKAAAAGGSSAAPAPPAAGCAREEEGSGGGLGAWLGPLSPFPPGRGAPPAAAAAPGSGPSSGSSWPWATEADPCLPGLSRWQRLAGSGLCLLLAALCFGLAALYAPLLLLRARKFALLWSLGSLCALGAAALLRGPARLLREPSRGSLLYLGALGGTLYAALGLRSTLLTALGAAVQLGAAAAALLAALPGGAAGLRRLGGLLGAALRRRGKALPV from the coding sequence atgGCGGACCTGGGCCGGCAGTTGCAGGAGTACCTCGCCCAGTCGAaggccgctgccgccggcggctccagcgcggcccccgccccgccggccgccggcTGCGCacgggaggaggaggggagcggcggcggcctGGGGGCCTGGCTGGGCCCGCTGAGCCCCTTCCCGCCAGGCCGCGGCgccccccccgcggcggcggcggcgcccggaTCGGGGCCGAGCTCAGGCTCCAGCTGGCCGTGGGCGACCGAGGCGGACCCGTGCCTGCCGGGCCTGTCGCGCTGGCAGCggctggcggggagcgggctgtgcctgctgctggccgcCCTCTGCTTCGGGCTGGCCGCGCTGTAcgcgccgctgctgctgctccgcGCCCGCAAGTTCGCGCTGCTCTGGTCCCTCGGCTCGCTCTGCGCCCTGGGCGCCGCCGCCCTGCTGCGCGGGCCCGCCCGCCTGCTGCGGGAGCCCAGCCGCGGCTCCCTCCTCTACCTCGGCGCCCTCGGCGGCACCCTCTACGCGGCGCTGGGGCTGCGCAGCACCCTCCTGACGGCGCTGGGCGCCGCCGTCCAGctgggcgccgccgccgccgcgctcctgGCCGCGCTGCCCGGGGGCGCCGCCGGCCTGCGCCGCCTCGGCGGCCTCCTGGGCGCCGCGCTGCGCCGCCGCGGCAAAGCGCTGCCGGTGtga